The Dehalococcoidia bacterium region GCGAAAGCGGGGTAGCCAGTCGCGTAGCGGTAAGCGCGGAAGACCCAGTTGGAGCCGGGCGGGTCGCCCTGATAAACGGGGCCCTGGTCGTTCACAGGGTTAACGTAGCGCCAGACGGTTTCGCCGGCGGAAGTGACCTCGAAGATGATGCCGGGGAAGCCCGAGCAGATGAACGTGTTGCCGTTTGGAAGGCGGTGCGCGCCGGATATGATGGCGGAAAAGAAATCGCTGGGATTTGGCGCGGCGTACACCCACGAAGGGTCTTGCGGCCCGTAGGCCTGGCCGGGTGTCAGGGCGTAGTTCCCGGAGCCGTCCACAGGAGGCACCAGCTCCTCGACGGACGAATACCACGTGCCCGGACGCCCGAGGCCGTTGTTGAACACGAGGATGTTCCCCGCTCCCGATAGTCCGGGCCTGATCCACTGCGCGTCATGCTGGACCCAGAACTTCTGATCGTCGGCGTCTCCGGCGTCGTAGGACTGCGGGTTGCCCCAGCGGTAGAGGAGGTCGCCGCCCTTGCCGCTGTTGCCGCCCGAGTGTCCGGCGGCTTCCGCGGTCGTTGTGCTGTGATCGATCACCCAGATCTCGCTGAAGTGGCGGACGCTGAGCATGATTTGGTCGAGTTGCGGGTTGTAATCGACGGCGTTCATGTGCAGCCAGTCGGCGTACCCGGTGTAGCAGGTGAATGAGCACGAGAAGTTGAGGTCGATCAGCTCGGGATGGTCGGCGACGACGCCGTAATTCTCCTTCGCGGGGTCGTAGTCCTGCACCAGGTGGTCCCACACGTGCCATTCCCAGACGACGTTGCCGCCGGAGGGCAGCACGGGCTCGACTTCGATGATCATCTCGGAGTAGATTTTGCCGTCGATGAGGAGATCGAGGTCTCTACCCGCGGCGATCGCTTCCGCCTCCGTCTTGTACTCCCAGGCGATGAGAAGCACGTTGCCGTTCGGCAATACGGTGAAGTCGTGGTGCATGAGGTGCTCGTCGCTCGGGTATGTGTACTCCCAGAGCAGGGTGCCGTCCCAGTCGTACTCCTGGATCTTGACGCCGTCGGCGCCGTTGAGGGGCAGACCGGGGTCGATGCTTTCCGTTGGCCGGGCGAGGCGCATGAGATGGCCGTTCTCCAGCAGACGGGCGGTGCCCCCGGGAAGCCAGTCGTGCTGCCAGGAATGGACAAGCCGGCCCTCGTTGTCGATGAGATACGTTGTGTCGTAGGACATGGGGGCGAACAGGGTGTAGCCGGCGAAAGAGCCCTCTGCGTTCAGGAAGAGGCCGACGGTCTGCTCCTGCCCCTGGAGGGTCGCCGGGCCTAGCCCGGCCCCGAGTACCAGCGCTGCCAGGACCAGAAGCTGCGCTATTCTTGGAGCGCGCACAAACACCTCCCGGACGCAGTACGCCATCGACCAAGGGCGGGGGGATGGCGCTCATTATATCAACAACGGGGATGCTGTCAATTCCTTACAGCGCGCGAAGCAGGTATCGCCGCACCGCGGTGCGCTGGAAGGCGAGCGCGTGGCCAGCCGGGAGACGAAGGATGTTGGAGGCGCGTATCCAAGTGGTACTGCTCGGTGGCGCTGTTCAATACGCTGAAGCTGGCCAAGCTCATCGGCGCCCGTAGAGACAGGCCATCTGCTGGCAACCGCGGTGCCCCTCAGCGAGGGGCCCCGCGGCTTTACATCACCACCACATTAGCCATGTGCTGATCCAGCTCCAGTCATTGGGTTGAAAGGAGCCACCGGGGGAAGCGAGCACCGCGACCAGAGGACCGTAACCGGATGCATAGTCCGGCGGGTCCCACAGTTGACTCGTACCAAACCATAGCTGATTGGCCGGAGCCTGGGCGAATACGGGCTCGCAACCCCTGGGCGGAACCGACTGACACTCAGCGGAACCCGGCGCGTAATAATGGTTGTTGAACGCCATCCACATGGCGCTGCCCAGAAAGTTCCAGCCGTTCACGACCTTCGCGTCGGGGCCGGTCTTGTAGATGGTCCAGTACTCCGCGTACGGATAGCCGCCCACGTTCTCCTGAAAGCGCACCGAGGCGCCGCGCTTGCAGTTGTTCGTCCCCTGACGGTTGTCCCCGCTAGTCGCAGTCCATGGGCAAGGGGAATCCCTCAATGACGCCGCAGTTCCAGGCAGCAGCAACGATAAGGAAAGGCCAAGCTACCAGGCCAATCAGGAAGAGTGTGCCTGCCACGGTGCCGCGCGGGGAACCACCCAGGCGGCGGGGCTTGTGGTGATAGAAATGGGCCGCACACACGTTGGAGGTGTGCCGCGGGGCGTGCAATCACCGTACACCACTGTGATCATGTCTGAAGTTGGCAGCGACACCCCCTTTGGGTGTTCATAGTACAGGCGGCTGACATGGGTTACGGGAAGGCCCTCGAACTCCTCCCCCAGCCAATACACGGGATAGCCGTCGAACGCCTAGACATCCGCAATGCCCATGTTGCCCGTCATGTCGCCAGCCGACGCTGCGGGTGCGACGTCGCTCATGCCTCTATCGGCAAGCGCGGCAGTTCCACTCAAGACACCCCAGCAGAGCACGAAACCTATGACAGGCGCCATGAACCAGACGACAAGCCACACGGTGCCAACTCGCCGCAACTGTTTCCCCAGCCTCATCCGGCACCTCCTTCTGCGCAACTACTGCTGCCACCAGCGTCCGAGAAGGAGCCATATTCTACCGTTCGCGAGCAGTTTGTCAAGCTTCTTGTCTTGACAGAAGATACATGTGCCACTTTTCGGTTGACGGTGTTAGAACACATCTTCTAAGCTCTGGCCATTCTCCAACTGATAGCACAGGTGACGCGAATGGTTGACGTACGGATCGATACGAGGGGCGTGCCCAAGGCTCCCGTCTACGAGGAGGCGCAGACGGTTCACCACCGTCAGTCCCTCGCCGCGCCCGATGCCGCAGACCCCGAGTCCGCGGCCGTCGGCGTCAATTGCGCCGGCTACCGCCGCGTCCGCTTCGACATCGACACCACGGGCAGCAGCGGCCTCACCGCCCTCAAGGTGCAGATACTCAACTGGAACGCGGCCGCCGGGAAGTACTTCCGCGGCGCCGAACGGGAATTTAGCGAGGCGGAGCTTGCCGCCAACCCCGTGCCCGCCCTCGAAGCGGAGGTGCGCGGCGCCACCGTCTTCCTCAAGGTCGTGTCGGCGACGGCGACCGCGCTGTCGCTGAACGTGTACGCCACGCCGAGCTAGGAGCGCATGATGGGGCGGCTGCGTCTTTTCGGTGAGCTTATCGAAGCGGGCGGCGCTATCGAGGGCGTCGTCGGCGAAGGCGGCGGTGGCCACCAGATCGCGCGCGTCGTCCGCACGAGCGGCGACTACCAGACGAGCAGCACGTCGTTCGTCGATATCGACACCGATAACCTCGCTATCAACCTCACCACCGGCGATAGCTGGGTCATGCTTGTCCTCGCGGGCTCCCTCTACGTGAGCAGCATCCAGTACGCGTGCATCGACTTCACGATTGACGGCGAACGCGTGGGAGGCGCGAAGGGCGTGCAGCAAGCGCAGGCGGCGTACATGCAGTCGGCGCACTTCGTCTGGCTGGCGCAGGTAGCGGCGGGGGGCCACGTCTTCCGGCCGCAGTGGCGGGTGACCGGCGGCTACGCCAACCTGCGCGCCAGCGACGCCGAGACGCCGCTCCTTTTCGCCGTGATAGAGATGCAGTAGGAGACGAGATGGAGATCAGGGTCGAAAAGCCGCTGCGTTTGGACCAGCTCACCGACGAGGTGCAGAAGGCCCTCCCGGGCGAGGACGTCGACTCCCGCATTCACGGTCTCAGCGCCCGTTTTCTCGACGACGGCGGGCGGTTGCTCCTCATCCACACGGCGGGCGCGGATCTCGACGCCGGAGAGGAAGCGACGGCACGGCAGGTCGTCGACGCGCACGTGCCCGACTCGAAGTGGGGGCTGAGTGCCGATCAGAAGGCGCTCGCGGCCATCCTCGAGCGGCCCGCAGGCACTCTTTCGACGGCGGAGGTCGAAGCCGCGCTGCGGCTCGCGGCAAGAACGTTGCGGCTGACGGAAGTCCCGCTGTCGCCCCCGGCCTATGACCAGCCCGTCTAGCAGGAGCGAAGAACAGTGAACCTGACCGAAATGAGAACTATGGTCCGCCGCGACCTCCACGACGAAGACCCCGCCGACTACCGCTGGTCGGACGATGAGCTCGACCGGCACATCGCGCGGGCGCTGCGGGAGTTGAGCCTGGCGATACCCCTGGAAGCGATGGCCACGCTGACGGCCGCGCCCGACAGCCGCGACGTCTCGCTGGCGTCGCTGGCGGACCGCGTCTGCGTAGAGGCGGTCGAGTACCCCGTGGGGGAGTATCCGCCAGCGTACGTCGGCTTCTCGCTGTGGGGCGACACCCTCACCCTGCTCGTCGATTCGCCGCCGCTCGCCGCGCACGACGTCAACGTCTTCTATGGAAAGCTGCATACGCTTGACGAGAGCGGCTCGACCCTGCCGCCGAAGCTTGAGGAGATCGTCGCGACGGGTGCGGTCGCCTACGCTGCCCTGGAGTGGGCGAGCTTCGCCGTGAACAGGATCAACGTGGGCGGCAGCGACGTGTGGCGCAGCTATCACCTCCTGGGCCAGGAACGGCTCTCGGCGTTCGCCGCCGCCCTTGCCCGGCACGGACGCCGCAGCGGCGTGCGCAGCCGCCGGCTCTACAGCGCTGCCCGCGCGCTCGAGTCCCAAACCGATTTCGCCGGTTCCTGAGTCCGTTAATCGATGCGTTATCTCAGCCCTTCCCTGCTCGCCGCGCAGCAAAGCGCAAGCGCCGTCCCCCACGTGCGGGTGGAGGTGCGGGAGCGTATCGCGAATACGGCGCGTCCGGCGTGGGAGCGCCTCTACGCGGGCGACGAGCCGGACCACCATCACGCCGCCGCCATGCCCGGCGACGGCTCGCTCGTGCGGGCGCGGGTCGACCCTTCGACGGGCGCCCTGTACCTTCAACGGACGGTTGCCCCGGGCCCCGGCTCCGACTTCGAGGTGTGGTCGTATCAGGCCACGGTCTCCGCCTCCGCCGGCATCTCGGCGACGGCCGCAGGCGCGAACGTCCTCGTCTTCTACGTCGATACGGACGGCACGACCGTGAAGTGCATAGAGAGCACCGATTACGGCGCCTCGTTCGGCGGGCCGGCGACGGTCGTCGCGGCGGGGAGCGCCGTGGGCTGGATGGCGTCGGGCCTCAAGAGCGACGGCGCCGCCCTGCTTGTCTACTCCGTCGGCGCCGTGGTCTACGCCGTGAAGCGAAGCGGCGGATCCTGGGGGACGCCCACCGCCTGGAGTAACAGCGTCGCTTCCGTAACGGGCCTCGCCTGCTGCCGCGTCGTCGACTTCGACGTCGTCGTCGCCGGCGCCGATGCCGCGGGCTCAGCGAAAGTGTGGACAGCGATGTACGGCGACGGCTTCAACCGGCCTCCCGATACTTGGTCTGCCCTCAGAGAGATCGCCCGCGCCGATAGCGGCTCCTCCG contains the following coding sequences:
- a CDS encoding aryl-sulfate sulfotransferase, which codes for MRAPRIAQLLVLAALVLGAGLGPATLQGQEQTVGLFLNAEGSFAGYTLFAPMSYDTTYLIDNEGRLVHSWQHDWLPGGTARLLENGHLMRLARPTESIDPGLPLNGADGVKIQEYDWDGTLLWEYTYPSDEHLMHHDFTVLPNGNVLLIAWEYKTEAEAIAAGRDLDLLIDGKIYSEMIIEVEPVLPSGGNVVWEWHVWDHLVQDYDPAKENYGVVADHPELIDLNFSCSFTCYTGYADWLHMNAVDYNPQLDQIMLSVRHFSEIWVIDHSTTTAEAAGHSGGNSGKGGDLLYRWGNPQSYDAGDADDQKFWVQHDAQWIRPGLSGAGNILVFNNGLGRPGTWYSSVEELVPPVDGSGNYALTPGQAYGPQDPSWVYAAPNPSDFFSAIISGAHRLPNGNTFICSGFPGIIFEVTSAGETVWRYVNPVNDQGPVYQGDPPGSNWVFRAYRYATGYPAFAGKDLTPGEPIELYPPDADEDGVPDDSDNCPFVANPDQLNTDALPIANGPVIAGDDVTVPNGDALGDACDDDDDNDWLSDIDEATAGTSPVVADTDGDRALDGAEVIAGTNPLDPGSKPSCVGIVDNDRDCLAADIEALFGSSDYVKDSDGDGISDAMEVMGWGTSPIDRNTDDDICDDDKEVADVNGDSVASPLDYVRVLQRVHGVQDDDPNDGNPIPDPEMVVSPAFDVNKDGVMSSLDAVLVALNSNLVEPAAECDCR